In Amia ocellicauda isolate fAmiCal2 chromosome 5, fAmiCal2.hap1, whole genome shotgun sequence, a genomic segment contains:
- the LOC136749665 gene encoding GTP-binding protein Rhes — MVLIQQPQCSLASYNLLSAVVNSMELVVAEQVRFSAAGRTEAVCSCTEPTDRFMQEVPCPCFPGGTALVSGSPQRLLDYSNPSPHPPEPGLKAPSHLSSISRAGMGIIKTVTSQWRLQERKTLVVRSASTGARYPSPYGQVAAVALQDPRLGQVRSVKPQNCRRLVVLGAPMVGKSSLVRRFLRDGFDERYQPTAEDFHRKLFQIRGESYQLDILDASGERGFPAKRRLSILTGDLFLLVFSLDDRRSLEEVRTLLHEVALAKSKLAKPKEQLRVPTVICGNKLDLQPAERVVSRAEVHQALGEGCTYFETSAKENINLEMMFRALAQKGGLPTETGPSQHRKVSIRSYQALRLVRRGGKANRAVAGEASYGAVCPLARRPSFSTDLRLIVGPRKRSKPLEKCNIQ, encoded by the exons ATGGTACTGATCCAGCAGCCGCAGTGTAGCCTGGCGTCCTATAACCTGCTCTCGGCAGTGGTGAACAGTATGGAGCTGGTAGTGGCGGAGCAGGTGCGCTTCTCGGCGGCAGGCAGGACCGAGGCAGTGTGCTCTTGCACGGAGCCGACTGACCGCTTCATGCAGGAGGTCCCCTGCCCCTGCTTCCCCGGCGGCACGGCGCTGGTCAGTGGCTCCCCGCAGCGGCTTTTGGATTACAGTAACCCATCTCCACACCCGCCTGAGCCGGGACTCAAGGCTCCCAGCCACCTAAGTAGCATTTCCAGGGCTGGCATGGGCATCATCAAGACGGTCACTTCGCAGTGGCGCCTCCAGGAGAGGAAGACGCTGGTGGTGCGGTCGGCAAGCACTGGTGCCCGGTACCCTTCTCCCTACGGGCAGGTGGCGGCCGTGGCTCTGCAGGACCCCCGCCTCGGGCAGGTGCGCTCGGTCAAGCCACAGAACTGCCGCCGCCTGGTGGTGCTGGGTGCCCCGATGGTGGGCAAGAGTTCCCTGGTCCGGAGGTTCCTGAGAGACGGGTTCGATGAGCGGTACCAGCCCACGGCAGAGGACTTCCACAGGAAGCTGTTCCAGATCCGGGGGGAGAGCTACCAGCTGGACATCCTGGACGCGTCCGGGGAGAGAGGCTTCCCTGCCAAGAGGAGGCTGTCCATCCTAACAG GTGACCTCTTCCTGCTGGTGTTCAGTCTGGACGACCGGCGCTCCCTGGAGGAGGTGCGCACGCTGCTGCACGAGGTGGCGCTGGCGAAGAGCAAGCTCGCAAAGCCCAAGGAGCAGCTGCGCGTGCCCACCGTCATCTGCGGCAACAAGCTGGACCTGCAGCCGGCCGAGAGGGTCGTCAGCCGGGCAGAGGTGCACCAGGCTCTGGGGGAGGGATGCACCTATTTTGAAACCTCTGCCAAAGAGAACATTAACCTAGAGATGATGTTCCGGGCCCTGGCCCAGAAGGGCGGTCTCCCCACCGAGACCGGACCCTCCCAGCACCGCAAGGTCTCCATCCGCAGCTACCAGGCCCTCCGCCTGGTCCGGCGGGGGGGGAAAGCGAACCGAGCGGTAGCAGGCGAGGCTTCCTACGGGGCGGTGTGCCCCCTGGCTCGCCGACCCAGCTTCAGCACTGACTTACGGCTGATTGTGGGACCCAGGAAGAGAAGCAAACCGCTGGAGAAGTGCAACATTCAGTGA
- the rsad1 gene encoding radical S-adenosyl methionine domain-containing protein 1, mitochondrial, whose amino-acid sequence MSSGWRVWALAADKLRLLVRVVDRLRPLVSKRETGSGGADTAAPSLSDEAGLYVHWPYCLRRCTYCNFNKYVWRGGSEDLRGSEEDMRGCLQREAETLLQLSQVSRITSVFFGGGTPSLASPATIAAVLETLAKHAHLPSNVEVTLEVNPTPVGVARLSEFHRAGVNRFSIGVQCLNDADLQLLGRDHSSQHALQALAEARRLCPGRVSVDVIFGRPGQSVLSWESELGRLLALCDDHVSLYQLTLERGTALFSQVRRGELSVPGEDDTARMYEVARGLLGHAGFRQYEVSNFARNGAISVHNQGYWRARQYIGVGPGAHSRFSPRGAGGQRREARTQTLEPEVWMREVRRCGHGTRRRLELDTLELLEEVLVMGLRMTEGIPHERWLQFCPWGSLGEVMEGSSEVRELLERGLLILDRRGLRCSWEGLAVLDSLLPVLLHQLHGHSAMASEPRRCSLDGPDVPPV is encoded by the exons ATGTCCTCTGGGTGGCGTGTGTGGGCTCTGGCTGCGGACAAACTGAGGCTCCTGGTTCGGGTGGTGGACAGGTTGAGACCCCTGGTGTCGAAGAGGGAGACCGGCAGCGGTGGGGCCGACACTGCCGCCCCCTCTCTGAGCGACGAGGCGGGGCTGTATGTCCAT tggcCGTACTGCCTGCGCCGCTGCACCTACTGCAACTTCAATAAGTACGTGTGGCGAGGTGGCAGTGAGGACCTGCGGGGCAGTGAGGAGGACATGCGGGGCTGCCTGCAGCGCGAGGCGGAGACACTGCTGCAACTCAGCCAGGTGTCCAG gattaCCTCGGTGTTCTTCGGCGGGGGGACCCCCAGCCTCGCCAGCCCGGCCACCATTGCGGCTGTCTTAGAGACACTTGCTAAGCATGCCCacctccccagcaatgtggagGTAACCCTGGAGGTGAACCCCACCCCTGTGGGCGTGGCCAGGCTGAGCGAATTCCACCGAGCCGGAGTGAACCGGTTCTCCATTGGGGTGCAG TGCCTGAATGACGCCGACCTGCAGCTGCTGGGCCGAGACCACagctcccagcatgcactgcaggCCCTGGCCGAGGCGCGGCGGCTGTGTCCGGGGCGCGTGTCCGTCGATGTCATCTTCGGGCGCCCGGGCCAGAGCGTGCTGTCCTGGGAGAGCGAACTGGGCCGGCTGCTGGCTCTATGCGATGACCACGTGTCCCTGTACCAGCTGACCCTGGAGCGCGGCACCGCCCTCTTCTCGCAGGTGCGGCGGGGCGAGCTCAGTGTGCCCGGCGAGGACGACACTGCACGCATGTACGAGGTGGCAAGGGGCCTGCTGGGACATGCGGGCTTCCGGCAGTATGAGGTGTCCAACTTCGCCAGGAAT GGGGCCATCAGTGTGCATAACCAGGGTTACTGGAGGGCCCGGCAGTACATTGGCGTGGGGCCAG GGGCCCACAGCCGGTTCAGCCCTcggggggctggggggcagcGGAGGGAAGCGCGCACACAGACCCTGGAGCCCGAGGTGTGGATGAGGGAGGTGCGGCGCTGTGGCCACGGCACTCGGCGGAGACTGGAGCTGGacaccctggagct GCTGGAGGAGGTGCTGGTGATGGGGCTGCGGATGACAGAAGGGATCCCTCATGAG CGCTGGCTGCAATTCTGCCCGTGGGGGAGCCTGGGGGAGGTGATGGAGGGGTCCTCAGAGGTACGGGAGCTGCTGGAGAGGGGTCTGCTCATCCTGGACCGCAG ggggCTGCGCTGCTCCTGGGAGGGGCTGGCTGTCCTGGACAGTCTGCTGCCCGTCCTGCTGCACCAGCTCCATGGACACAGTGCCATGGCATCGGAACCCCGACGCTGTTCTTTGGACGGGCCTGATGTCCCACCCGTGTAG
- the mycbpap gene encoding MYCBP-associated protein isoform X2, protein MTRVLVRRSRPVLDERRRVKVTVARPIPPDAPVQLLDYTGPGGPRFDAQGMVLPHSILGSLVDFKRQAEARGDTELAKRVPSASAMRGPEEAMWSDSQRAEATLADSPSPAEPQSHALRHWERHMAERRRQQDFLSRLLQKPVPELVMNQAGGFRAMQEQRELISRGLPALQDGQGLRVGSEFWSLPLRLGDELSGITATLSQRERGNLEPIAHIGQPRSLRLETGNILPGEVDRRPRGWDQSLYLQQRRQELRAVLQELDFSQPEIDGLEVIGSGQPFTCVSAECCPLQEQVTQEGPQGPEEPETQDPLADSPDRDPLADYPDVMMEALLLPSLQFCGQPARWIGSCSSHKGEVGVAARLTFEAMAGDQASSHLELSNDGSTAIYYSWQRLPIPHSFRPNPRDVHKQNFYFNSSPGVILPGDTQQILFTFKSQRPGVFSEVWALNPHPVLLGGAVLQVTLRGVALHQDKTADAREALQRELQRREAETVAEQILREVLQGVRTPERPGSPPELYVTEEQSFCQQNPQLQYDHMVVQSLNRLWEECVGSEVTEPWDLSIPHFREAMLAMTDDEEGVRREAALGQLNALVLQLCQPPIHTQPDLLHLTGLQLWREVLDGLVSQAALLRQVLGLPERDAWGEQLQEEALPSVESGRAGKAKREDKVDRRGALSKDEKKGGIGKDKEEKKGAGKQPGKDRPEDRPPSKKGRVQEEKRVGKPATGPAKELVSSAESLESELPEIHEPLDPVLLDRYRQQLHAQVYGLLGAMVESLSDLCEEVKSSEPPLL, encoded by the exons ATGACCAGGGTGCTGGTGCGCCGCAGCCGGCCGGTGCTGGATGAGAGGAGGAGGGTGAAAGTTACAGTGGCCAGACCCATCCCCCCAGACGCCCCAGTACAGCTGCTGGACTACACGG GTCCTGGGGGACCTCGTTTCGACGCCCAAGGAATGGTGCTGCCACACAGCATCCTGGGAAGCCTGGTGGACTTTAAGAGGCAGGCGGAGGCCAGGGGAGACACTGAG TTGGCAAAGCGGGTGCCATCAGCCTCAGCAATGCGCGGCCCAGAGGAAGCCATGTGGTCAGACAGTCAGCGGGCAGAAGCGACCCTCGCAGACTCGCCCAGCCCGGCCGAGCCACAGAGCCACGCCCTGCGCCACTGGGAGCGCCACATGGCCGAGCGCCGCCGCCAGCAGGACTTCCTGTCTC ggcTGCTGCAGAAGCCGGTGCCGGAGCTGGTGATGAACCAGGCGGGGGGATTCCGGGCAATGCAGGAGCAGAGGGAGCTGATCAGCCGTGGGCTCCCAGCTCTGCAGGACGGCCAG GGGCTCCGTGTGGGTAGTGAGTTCTGGAGTTTGCCCCTGCGCCTTGGGGACGAGCTGAGCGGCATCACAGCCACCctgagccagagagagagggggaaccTAGAGCCTATTGCACACATCGGGCAACCCCGCAGCCTGCGCCTGGAGACAG GCAACATCCTCCCAGGAGAAGTGGACCGGCGCCCCCGGGGCTGGGACCAGAGCCTGTACCTGCAGCAGCGGCGCCAGGAGCTGCGGGCTGTCCTGCAGGAGTTGGACTTCAGCCAGCCG GAGATCGATGGGCTGGAGGTCATTGGCTCAGGTCAGCCGTTCACCTGCGTCTCTGCAGAGTGCTGTCCTCTCCAGGAGCAGGTCACCCAGGAGGGGCCGCAGGGTCCAGAGGAACCGGAGACCCA AGACCCGCTGGCAGACAGCCCTGACAGAGACCCGCTGGCTGACTACCCTGATGTGATGATGGAGGCACTGCTGCTTCCCTCCCTGCAGTTCTGTGGCCAGCCAGCTCGCTGGATCGGCAGCTGCTCCTCACACAAG GGTGAGGTGGGCGTGGCGGCCAGGCTGACCTTTGAGGCGATGGCCGGGGACCAGGCCTCATCCCACCTGGAGCTGAGCAACGACGGCAGCACGGCCATCTACTACAGCTGGCAGCGCCTCCCCATCCCCCACAGCTTCCGCCCAAACCCGAGAGACGTCCACAAGCAGAACTTCTACTTCAACTCCAGCCCAG GGGTCATCCTGCCCGGTGACACCCAGCAGATCCTCTTCACCTTCAAGTCCCAGCGACCGGGGGTCTTCAGCGAGGTCTGGGCCCTGAACCCCCACCCTGTGCTGCTGGGGGGCGCGGTGCTGCAGGTCACCCTGAGGGGCGTTGCGCTGCACCAGGACAAGACGGCCGACGCCAGGGAGGCTCTGCAG AGGGAGCTGCAGAGACGGGAGGCAGAGACGGTGGCGGAGCAGATCCTGAGGGAGGTGCTGCAGGGGGTGCGGACGCCAGAGAGGCCAGGCTCCCCCCCCGAGCTGTACGTCACAGAGGAGCAGAGCTTCTGCCAGCAGAACCCACAG CTGCAGTATGACCACATGGTGGTGCAGAGCTTGAACCGGCTGTGGGAGGAGTGTGTAGGGTCAGAGGTCACTGAGCCCTGGGACCTGTCCATACCCCACTTCAGAGAG GCCATGCTGGCGATGACTGACGACGAGGAGGGGGTCCGGCGGGAGGCGGCGCTTGGGCAGCTCAAtgccctggtcctgcagctgTGTCAGCCCCCGATACACACCCAGCCTGACCTGCTGCACCTCACCGG gctGCAGCTGTGGCGCGAGGTGCTGGACGGGCTGGTCAGTCAGGCCGCGCTGTTAAGGCAGGTGTTGGGGCTGCCAGAGAGGGACGCCTGGGGGGAGCAACTGCAGGAGGAGGCAT TGCCCTCAGTGGAGTCCGGCCGAGCGGGGAAAGCCAAGAGGGAGGACAAGGTGGACAGGAGAGGAGCGCTGTCCAAGGATGAAAAGAAAGGAGGGATTGGGAAGGACAAGGAGGAGAAGAAAGGAGCTGGGAAGCAGCCAGGCAAGGACAGGCCGGAG GATCGGCCCCCCAGTAAGAAGGGGAGGGTCCAAGAGGAGAAGAGGGTGGGGAAGCCTGCGACCGGGCCAGCAAAGGAGCTGGTGTCGTCAGCAGAGAGCCTGGAGAGCGAACTGCCCGAGATACACGAGCCACTGGACCCAGTGCTGCTGGACCGGTACCGCCAACAGCTGCATGCCCAG GTCTATGGGCTGCTGGGAGCCATGGTGGAGTCCCTCAGCGACCTGTGTGAGGAGGTGAAGAGCAGTGAGCCCCCTCTCCTGTGA
- the mycbpap gene encoding MYCBP-associated protein isoform X1 — MASVGKPAGKPGRKESRPRTPPEKKRLKEEASPISEEQPQSATLKGEDIQALAIREEDLEKLRESSPPQGHGAPPVMTRVLVRRSRPVLDERRRVKVTVARPIPPDAPVQLLDYTGPGGPRFDAQGMVLPHSILGSLVDFKRQAEARGDTELAKRVPSASAMRGPEEAMWSDSQRAEATLADSPSPAEPQSHALRHWERHMAERRRQQDFLSRLLQKPVPELVMNQAGGFRAMQEQRELISRGLPALQDGQGLRVGSEFWSLPLRLGDELSGITATLSQRERGNLEPIAHIGQPRSLRLETGNILPGEVDRRPRGWDQSLYLQQRRQELRAVLQELDFSQPEIDGLEVIGSGQPFTCVSAECCPLQEQVTQEGPQGPEEPETQDPLADSPDRDPLADYPDVMMEALLLPSLQFCGQPARWIGSCSSHKGEVGVAARLTFEAMAGDQASSHLELSNDGSTAIYYSWQRLPIPHSFRPNPRDVHKQNFYFNSSPGVILPGDTQQILFTFKSQRPGVFSEVWALNPHPVLLGGAVLQVTLRGVALHQDKTADAREALQRELQRREAETVAEQILREVLQGVRTPERPGSPPELYVTEEQSFCQQNPQLQYDHMVVQSLNRLWEECVGSEVTEPWDLSIPHFREAMLAMTDDEEGVRREAALGQLNALVLQLCQPPIHTQPDLLHLTGLQLWREVLDGLVSQAALLRQVLGLPERDAWGEQLQEEALPSVESGRAGKAKREDKVDRRGALSKDEKKGGIGKDKEEKKGAGKQPGKDRPEDRPPSKKGRVQEEKRVGKPATGPAKELVSSAESLESELPEIHEPLDPVLLDRYRQQLHAQVYGLLGAMVESLSDLCEEVKSSEPPLL; from the exons ATGGCCAGCGTGGGCAAACCCGCGGGGAAGCCGGGCAGGAAGGAGTCGAGACCGCGCACACCGCCAG AGAAGAAGCGTCTGAAGGAGGAAGCGTCTCCGATCTCAGAGGAGCAACCCCAGAGTGCCACTTTGAAAGGTGAGGACATCCAGGCTCTGGCCATTCGAGAAGAGGACCTGGAGaag CTGCGGGAGTCCAGCCCACCCCAGGGCCACGGCGCGCCCCCTGTGATGACCAGGGTGCTGGTGCGCCGCAGCCGGCCGGTGCTGGATGAGAGGAGGAGGGTGAAAGTTACAGTGGCCAGACCCATCCCCCCAGACGCCCCAGTACAGCTGCTGGACTACACGG GTCCTGGGGGACCTCGTTTCGACGCCCAAGGAATGGTGCTGCCACACAGCATCCTGGGAAGCCTGGTGGACTTTAAGAGGCAGGCGGAGGCCAGGGGAGACACTGAG TTGGCAAAGCGGGTGCCATCAGCCTCAGCAATGCGCGGCCCAGAGGAAGCCATGTGGTCAGACAGTCAGCGGGCAGAAGCGACCCTCGCAGACTCGCCCAGCCCGGCCGAGCCACAGAGCCACGCCCTGCGCCACTGGGAGCGCCACATGGCCGAGCGCCGCCGCCAGCAGGACTTCCTGTCTC ggcTGCTGCAGAAGCCGGTGCCGGAGCTGGTGATGAACCAGGCGGGGGGATTCCGGGCAATGCAGGAGCAGAGGGAGCTGATCAGCCGTGGGCTCCCAGCTCTGCAGGACGGCCAG GGGCTCCGTGTGGGTAGTGAGTTCTGGAGTTTGCCCCTGCGCCTTGGGGACGAGCTGAGCGGCATCACAGCCACCctgagccagagagagagggggaaccTAGAGCCTATTGCACACATCGGGCAACCCCGCAGCCTGCGCCTGGAGACAG GCAACATCCTCCCAGGAGAAGTGGACCGGCGCCCCCGGGGCTGGGACCAGAGCCTGTACCTGCAGCAGCGGCGCCAGGAGCTGCGGGCTGTCCTGCAGGAGTTGGACTTCAGCCAGCCG GAGATCGATGGGCTGGAGGTCATTGGCTCAGGTCAGCCGTTCACCTGCGTCTCTGCAGAGTGCTGTCCTCTCCAGGAGCAGGTCACCCAGGAGGGGCCGCAGGGTCCAGAGGAACCGGAGACCCA AGACCCGCTGGCAGACAGCCCTGACAGAGACCCGCTGGCTGACTACCCTGATGTGATGATGGAGGCACTGCTGCTTCCCTCCCTGCAGTTCTGTGGCCAGCCAGCTCGCTGGATCGGCAGCTGCTCCTCACACAAG GGTGAGGTGGGCGTGGCGGCCAGGCTGACCTTTGAGGCGATGGCCGGGGACCAGGCCTCATCCCACCTGGAGCTGAGCAACGACGGCAGCACGGCCATCTACTACAGCTGGCAGCGCCTCCCCATCCCCCACAGCTTCCGCCCAAACCCGAGAGACGTCCACAAGCAGAACTTCTACTTCAACTCCAGCCCAG GGGTCATCCTGCCCGGTGACACCCAGCAGATCCTCTTCACCTTCAAGTCCCAGCGACCGGGGGTCTTCAGCGAGGTCTGGGCCCTGAACCCCCACCCTGTGCTGCTGGGGGGCGCGGTGCTGCAGGTCACCCTGAGGGGCGTTGCGCTGCACCAGGACAAGACGGCCGACGCCAGGGAGGCTCTGCAG AGGGAGCTGCAGAGACGGGAGGCAGAGACGGTGGCGGAGCAGATCCTGAGGGAGGTGCTGCAGGGGGTGCGGACGCCAGAGAGGCCAGGCTCCCCCCCCGAGCTGTACGTCACAGAGGAGCAGAGCTTCTGCCAGCAGAACCCACAG CTGCAGTATGACCACATGGTGGTGCAGAGCTTGAACCGGCTGTGGGAGGAGTGTGTAGGGTCAGAGGTCACTGAGCCCTGGGACCTGTCCATACCCCACTTCAGAGAG GCCATGCTGGCGATGACTGACGACGAGGAGGGGGTCCGGCGGGAGGCGGCGCTTGGGCAGCTCAAtgccctggtcctgcagctgTGTCAGCCCCCGATACACACCCAGCCTGACCTGCTGCACCTCACCGG gctGCAGCTGTGGCGCGAGGTGCTGGACGGGCTGGTCAGTCAGGCCGCGCTGTTAAGGCAGGTGTTGGGGCTGCCAGAGAGGGACGCCTGGGGGGAGCAACTGCAGGAGGAGGCAT TGCCCTCAGTGGAGTCCGGCCGAGCGGGGAAAGCCAAGAGGGAGGACAAGGTGGACAGGAGAGGAGCGCTGTCCAAGGATGAAAAGAAAGGAGGGATTGGGAAGGACAAGGAGGAGAAGAAAGGAGCTGGGAAGCAGCCAGGCAAGGACAGGCCGGAG GATCGGCCCCCCAGTAAGAAGGGGAGGGTCCAAGAGGAGAAGAGGGTGGGGAAGCCTGCGACCGGGCCAGCAAAGGAGCTGGTGTCGTCAGCAGAGAGCCTGGAGAGCGAACTGCCCGAGATACACGAGCCACTGGACCCAGTGCTGCTGGACCGGTACCGCCAACAGCTGCATGCCCAG GTCTATGGGCTGCTGGGAGCCATGGTGGAGTCCCTCAGCGACCTGTGTGAGGAGGTGAAGAGCAGTGAGCCCCCTCTCCTGTGA